The SAR116 cluster alpha proteobacterium HIMB100 region AGGCCGGTCAGGCACAACCCGAATTAGCAGGCCAGATTGTGATTGCCCCACCATCTGCCTTTGGCTCCAAATGGGCTCAACGGCTTACAGACCCTTTATTTGCTTTTGCGTCTGGCTGGATGCAGGTCCGCCAAAGAGCAAAACAAAGAGGGGTAGAGCTGCCTATCATTCTGTCAGATCATGCTGATTGGCCTGATTTGTTGGCAACCTTGTCTGAGGTCAAACCGAAAGAGGTCTGGATCACACATGGGCGCGAGGATGCACTTCTTCATGCATGTGCTCAGCTTGGCATTACTGCCCGGGCTTTGTCGCTGATCGGTTATGAAGAGGCCTCAGAATGAACGCCTTTGCCAGATTGCTTGATGCGCTGTTATTTTCGCCGCGGCGGAATGTAAAGCTTGCCCATCTGGTTGAATGGATGAGAACAACGCCTGACCCGGATCGAGGCTATGGTCTGGCGGCGCTGACGTCTGATTTATCCTTTCCTTCTGTCAAGGCAGGCGTAGTGCGCGAACTGGCCGGACAGGTCACAGACCCAGACTTATTTGCTTTGTCTTATGATTTTGTTGGTGACCTTGCAGAAACAGTTGCCCTTCTTTGGCCTGATTGCAAAGACACGCAGCCGTCAGAGCAACCGTCTTTATCTCAGATTGTCACCACTCTTTCAGCGATCAAGCGTGACCAGGCAGCAGAACAATTAGCGGTCTGGATGAATGGTATGCAGGTCTCTGAACGCTGGGCAGTTCTGAAGCTGGCAACAGGGGGCATGCGGGTTGGTGTATCGGCTCGTCTGGTTCGGGTCGCGCTGGCGCAGGCTTACGACCGAGATGTTGGCGAAATAGAAGAAATTTGGCCTTTGCTTGAGCCGCCTTATACCGAGCTGTTTGACTGGTTGGATGGGCGCGCTGAAAAGCCAGATGCAGCAGGCCGGGCCGTGTTTCATCCTGTAATGCTTGCTTCGCCGATAGATGAAAAAACATTGGCCGCACTGCATCTGGCTGACTGGCAAATCGAATGGAAATGGGATGGAGCCCGTATTCAGCTTGTTTCTGCTCCTGAGGGGGTCAAGCTGTTTTCACGGTCTGGTGACGATATTTCATCAGCCTTTCCCGAACTGACCCGGCCGATGAACTGGAAAGGGGTTCTTGATGGCGAAATTTTGGCTGGTCGACCTGATGCGATTGACAGTTTCAATGCGCTGCAGCAGCGCCTAAATCGGAAGACTGCCAGCCAGAAATTACAAGCAGATTCACCAGTATTTTTGCGGTTTTACGATATTCTTG contains the following coding sequences:
- a CDS encoding ATP-dependent DNA ligase (PFAM: ATP dependent DNA ligase domain; ATP dependent DNA ligase C terminal region), whose amino-acid sequence is MNAFARLLDALLFSPRRNVKLAHLVEWMRTTPDPDRGYGLAALTSDLSFPSVKAGVVRELAGQVTDPDLFALSYDFVGDLAETVALLWPDCKDTQPSEQPSLSQIVTTLSAIKRDQAAEQLAVWMNGMQVSERWAVLKLATGGMRVGVSARLVRVALAQAYDRDVGEIEEIWPLLEPPYTELFDWLDGRAEKPDAAGRAVFHPVMLASPIDEKTLAALHLADWQIEWKWDGARIQLVSAPEGVKLFSRSGDDISSAFPELTRPMNWKGVLDGEILAGRPDAIDSFNALQQRLNRKTASQKLQADSPVFLRFYDILAVGEEDLRHTILADRRSRLETEYQNIDHELCDLSAPLKVSDQAELSDFRENCRQGGLIEGVMIKAKDSLYRAGREKGLWFKWKRDPLYADLVIMYAQRGHGKRSSFYSDYTLGAWMGPSDDLVLVPVCKAYSGFTDAELSKLDKFVREHTTNKFGPVREVEQKIVVEVAFDSLHLSGRHKSGIATRFPRFHAIRWDKLVNEADHIDQLKQLIDL